Proteins encoded within one genomic window of Bremerella alba:
- a CDS encoding LOG family protein, with translation MSRFEETDAEDLSSDKDERRKFEINNLLDQIRETADKLQRDAATRGDLKLLSRSLKELRYAFKVFTPFRGKRKVTIFGSARTRPEDPTYQTAANFAQRMAEDDWLVITGAGSGIMEAGHRGAGRASSMGLNIMLPFEQQANPVIHGDEKLVNMKYFFTRKLMFVKECDAVVCLPGGFGTLDEAFEVLTLVQTGKRDLFPIVLLDAPGGTYWKALDDFIRAALHEGHMISPEDFALYKVTDRIEEAVGEIEQFYKVYHSMRYVRKQLVIRTHTPIAESLLSAIQTEFRDILSEGTFEVRSALPEEDEPELEGMSRLVFSFNRRNLGRLRILLDCLNAGSIEPAKREFV, from the coding sequence TTGAGCCGATTTGAAGAAACGGACGCCGAAGATCTTTCGTCCGACAAAGACGAACGCCGCAAGTTTGAGATTAATAACCTTCTCGATCAGATTCGTGAGACTGCGGACAAACTGCAACGCGATGCGGCGACACGTGGTGATCTCAAGCTACTCTCACGTTCGCTGAAAGAACTGCGTTACGCGTTCAAAGTTTTCACCCCGTTTCGGGGAAAACGCAAAGTCACGATCTTTGGTTCTGCCCGAACCCGGCCCGAAGATCCCACCTATCAAACGGCCGCCAATTTCGCTCAACGGATGGCCGAAGACGACTGGCTGGTCATTACCGGCGCCGGAAGTGGAATCATGGAGGCCGGGCATCGTGGTGCCGGGCGTGCAAGTTCGATGGGCTTGAATATCATGCTCCCTTTCGAGCAGCAAGCCAATCCTGTGATTCACGGTGACGAAAAGCTCGTGAACATGAAGTACTTCTTCACTCGCAAACTGATGTTTGTGAAGGAGTGCGATGCCGTGGTATGTCTACCAGGCGGCTTCGGCACGCTCGACGAAGCCTTCGAAGTCTTAACTCTGGTGCAAACGGGCAAACGCGACCTGTTCCCAATCGTTCTCCTGGATGCCCCGGGTGGAACCTACTGGAAAGCGCTCGACGACTTTATTCGTGCAGCACTCCACGAAGGGCATATGATCTCGCCGGAAGATTTCGCCTTGTACAAGGTCACCGATCGCATCGAAGAGGCCGTCGGCGAGATCGAACAGTTCTACAAGGTTTACCACAGCATGCGGTATGTCCGGAAGCAGTTGGTAATCCGTACCCATACACCGATAGCCGAGTCTCTATTGAGCGCTATTCAAACGGAATTTCGCGATATACTCAGCGAAGGAACATTTGAAGTTCGTAGTGCATTACCCGAAGAAGACGAGCCTGAACTGGAAGGCATGTCTCGTCTCGTGTTTAGCTTTAACCGCCGTAATTTGGGACGCTTGCGAATCCTGCTCGACTGCCTCAACGCCGGCTCGATCGAACCGGCGAAACGAGAATTCGTTTAG
- a CDS encoding DUF7133 domain-containing protein, giving the protein MSTTPKTPWLLLIAATLLVTGVPSFAHAQAASPQWIWATQHRKDQVPPSSCFFRKSINISQMTGGQIMITADDEYELWINGKKIAEDNNWRNRRNFDISNHLKVGDNVFAIQVRNTQGNSAGLLAEITIFGSNNQKVSFPSNSSWKTDLRPFPLWQSTFYSDSRWERAQEFGPGNATTPWNVGQPQLAASNTNSGAPVPPEPSFAETPRPSQRPIEAKPISTAKSPQATQPEVISAPLENEPTEESRFRILPGFAIQEVISAEKTGALISMTFNEFGNIIASKEGGDLMLVYDSNDDGVVDTQRVYNDTIKNVQGILPLNGDVFVVGEGSEGTGLYKLNDTDGDGDVEEVATLVTFNGAIGEHGPHGLALGPDGLIYMVAGNDTKLESDVDEKSPHRHFYEGDLVPRFEDPGGHAVGVKAPGGMVLRTDIEGRNIEIVAGGIRNAYDLAFNRNGDLFLHDSDMEWDEGMVWHRSTRIYQVSPGSDFGWRSGWAKWPNYYPDCVPPILETGAGSPTGLVVYDHFKYPAKYQNRLFVTDWSNGRISTVSLTPDGAGYAAKSEALLEGQPMNVTDMEVGPDGWIYFTTGGRGTEGGLYRIVYKGDIPDGVDDLGKGIAQAIRHPQPQSAWGRQRIAEIQSDLGDLWNPQIQGVAIAKENPSYYRTRALDLMQLYGPTPTLSMLFELTEDENAEVAQKAISLLINYPGSEATEHLRKLLKHESPAVRREVCETLCEIRGTVTYEELRPLLSADDRREAYAARRLLENQPVENWIEDALIADSATLFNSASIAALVSQPSHDVALKIALKAQKRLDDYLSDQEFLSLLRVIQLAIDRGSLNESDLPGLAERLAGEFPAGEHKMNRELIRTLAHFRVSSITDRYIAHLDSKLPASERLNLAMHMSFIEDGWTSEQKLKLLGHLEKGLEIDGGEGLRGYIETSTKQFVKCLTLEEQYVALTLGHMWPNAALAILFELPEHPNEQVLATLRMIDEELVGDETTVASRMRKGIVAILAGNGTPENMAYLRKAFDREPERRASIAFGLAQQPEGKNFSYLVKAIPVLEGDFATNVIQKLTQGTQTENDPETIRQLIMLGLRSDDTCKQAVNQILVKWTGESAASPADPFEKQMESWQSWFAESHPDLPEAKLVDNKSSNWDLEELLEFLGSEENHGGDATSGALIFKKAQCAACHRMGGAGEAIGPDLTDIARRFQKKQILESILFPSHVISDQYATKQILTIDGKILSGLISTSPNGNYVVIDSQGNKTEVSEEDVEELSPSKTSIMPSGLLDQLTAEEIGDLMTYLKANKTSSKTQVATQPTGTSVR; this is encoded by the coding sequence ATGTCGACTACCCCCAAAACTCCTTGGCTATTGTTGATCGCCGCCACCCTATTGGTGACCGGAGTGCCTAGCTTCGCGCACGCTCAGGCCGCCAGTCCGCAATGGATCTGGGCAACGCAGCACCGGAAAGATCAGGTTCCACCCAGTAGTTGCTTTTTCCGAAAGAGCATCAACATTTCGCAGATGACCGGTGGTCAAATCATGATCACCGCTGACGACGAATATGAGCTCTGGATAAACGGCAAAAAAATCGCAGAAGATAATAACTGGCGAAATCGGCGAAATTTCGATATCTCGAACCACCTCAAGGTCGGCGACAATGTTTTCGCCATCCAAGTCCGTAACACCCAGGGCAATAGCGCCGGGCTATTGGCCGAGATTACGATTTTCGGCAGCAACAATCAAAAGGTGAGCTTCCCCTCGAATTCGTCGTGGAAGACAGACCTTCGCCCCTTCCCGCTCTGGCAGTCGACCTTCTATAGCGACTCACGTTGGGAACGTGCTCAGGAATTTGGCCCTGGCAACGCAACCACCCCGTGGAACGTAGGGCAGCCGCAATTGGCGGCGAGTAACACCAACAGCGGTGCGCCAGTTCCTCCGGAACCATCCTTTGCCGAGACGCCACGTCCTTCGCAGCGCCCAATTGAAGCAAAGCCGATCTCGACTGCGAAAAGCCCCCAGGCAACGCAGCCTGAGGTGATATCCGCTCCGCTAGAGAACGAACCGACCGAAGAGTCGCGGTTTCGAATATTACCTGGTTTTGCGATTCAGGAAGTCATTTCCGCCGAGAAGACCGGCGCGCTAATCTCGATGACCTTCAACGAATTCGGCAACATCATCGCCTCTAAGGAAGGGGGCGATTTGATGCTCGTCTACGATTCCAACGATGATGGCGTCGTCGATACGCAGCGAGTTTACAACGATACGATCAAAAACGTGCAAGGCATCTTGCCGCTCAATGGTGACGTGTTCGTGGTAGGGGAAGGGTCTGAAGGGACCGGACTCTATAAGCTGAACGATACCGATGGAGACGGAGACGTCGAAGAGGTCGCAACACTGGTTACGTTCAACGGTGCGATTGGCGAGCACGGCCCCCACGGGCTGGCCTTGGGGCCAGACGGACTGATTTACATGGTGGCCGGCAACGACACCAAGCTTGAGTCGGATGTGGACGAGAAGAGCCCGCACCGCCATTTCTATGAAGGTGACCTGGTTCCGCGGTTTGAAGACCCAGGTGGCCATGCCGTGGGTGTGAAAGCTCCTGGCGGGATGGTTTTGCGTACCGATATTGAAGGACGCAACATCGAGATCGTGGCTGGCGGTATTCGCAATGCCTACGACTTGGCTTTCAATCGCAATGGCGACCTCTTCCTTCACGATAGTGATATGGAGTGGGACGAAGGGATGGTATGGCATCGCTCGACCCGGATCTATCAGGTATCGCCTGGTTCTGATTTCGGTTGGCGAAGCGGCTGGGCGAAGTGGCCGAATTACTATCCCGATTGTGTTCCTCCGATTCTGGAAACCGGGGCCGGTTCTCCTACCGGGTTGGTCGTTTACGATCACTTTAAGTATCCGGCTAAGTATCAAAACCGCCTGTTTGTCACCGACTGGTCCAATGGCCGAATCAGCACCGTGTCGCTGACACCAGATGGTGCAGGTTACGCTGCCAAGAGCGAAGCGTTGCTCGAGGGTCAGCCCATGAACGTGACCGATATGGAAGTTGGGCCCGATGGTTGGATCTACTTCACGACCGGCGGCCGCGGTACCGAAGGTGGGCTTTATCGAATTGTCTATAAGGGGGACATCCCTGATGGGGTCGACGACCTCGGTAAGGGAATCGCTCAGGCAATCCGACATCCTCAGCCGCAAAGTGCTTGGGGCCGACAAAGAATCGCTGAGATTCAGTCGGACTTGGGTGACTTGTGGAATCCGCAAATTCAAGGTGTTGCGATCGCGAAAGAGAACCCTTCGTACTATCGCACACGAGCGCTGGATTTAATGCAGCTTTATGGACCGACCCCTACGCTCAGCATGTTGTTTGAATTGACGGAAGACGAGAATGCCGAAGTTGCCCAGAAAGCGATTTCGCTACTGATTAACTACCCAGGCAGTGAAGCAACCGAGCATTTGCGGAAATTGCTAAAGCATGAAAGCCCTGCCGTTCGACGGGAAGTTTGCGAAACGCTGTGCGAGATCCGCGGTACGGTAACCTACGAGGAACTACGACCTCTGCTGTCTGCCGACGATCGACGCGAAGCGTATGCGGCTCGTCGCTTGCTTGAGAATCAGCCGGTCGAGAACTGGATCGAAGATGCATTGATTGCCGATTCGGCAACGCTGTTCAACTCGGCCAGTATTGCCGCGCTCGTGTCGCAACCTTCGCACGATGTTGCGTTGAAGATCGCCTTGAAAGCTCAAAAAAGACTCGATGACTACTTGAGCGATCAAGAATTCCTTTCGCTGCTACGTGTCATTCAGTTGGCCATTGATCGTGGGAGTCTTAATGAGAGTGATTTGCCTGGTTTGGCAGAGCGTTTAGCCGGAGAGTTTCCTGCCGGCGAACATAAGATGAATCGCGAACTGATCCGAACCCTGGCACACTTCCGTGTTTCCAGCATCACAGACCGTTACATCGCCCACCTCGATAGCAAACTGCCGGCATCCGAGCGTCTGAACCTGGCCATGCATATGTCCTTCATCGAAGATGGCTGGACGAGCGAACAGAAGCTCAAATTGCTCGGCCATTTGGAAAAAGGCTTGGAAATCGACGGTGGCGAAGGCCTGCGGGGTTACATCGAGACAAGCACGAAGCAGTTTGTAAAATGCTTGACGCTTGAAGAGCAATACGTTGCTCTGACCTTAGGACACATGTGGCCCAATGCAGCCTTAGCAATCCTGTTTGAATTGCCGGAGCATCCCAATGAGCAAGTCCTTGCAACGCTTCGTATGATCGATGAAGAGCTTGTCGGCGACGAGACAACCGTCGCGTCTCGCATGCGAAAAGGGATTGTCGCAATCCTGGCCGGCAACGGCACGCCAGAGAACATGGCTTATCTACGAAAAGCGTTTGATCGTGAGCCCGAACGCCGAGCATCGATTGCTTTCGGCTTGGCCCAGCAGCCTGAAGGCAAGAACTTCTCGTATCTGGTCAAGGCAATCCCAGTTCTCGAAGGTGACTTCGCGACCAATGTGATTCAGAAGCTGACCCAAGGTACGCAAACCGAGAACGATCCGGAAACGATTCGTCAGCTGATCATGTTGGGGCTACGCTCAGACGACACCTGCAAACAGGCCGTCAATCAAATCTTGGTCAAATGGACCGGCGAGTCAGCCGCATCGCCAGCGGACCCATTCGAGAAGCAGATGGAGTCGTGGCAGAGCTGGTTTGCCGAGAGCCACCCCGACCTTCCAGAAGCAAAGTTGGTAGACAACAAGTCCAGCAATTGGGACTTGGAAGAACTGCTCGAGTTCCTAGGCTCTGAGGAAAACCATGGAGGGGATGCGACTTCCGGTGCATTGATCTTCAAGAAGGCTCAATGTGCAGCGTGTCATCGCATGGGAGGAGCGGGCGAGGCAATCGGTCCGGATCTAACAGACATTGCCCGACGTTTCCAGAAGAAGCAAATCTTGGAATCGATCCTGTTTCCATCGCACGTGATTTCCGATCAATACGCGACAAAGCAGATTTTGACCATCGACGGCAAGATTCTATCCGGTTTGATTTCGACGAGCCCGAACGGGAATTACGTCGTCATCGACAGCCAAGGCAACAAGACGGAAGTTTCCGAGGAAGACGTGGAAGAATTGTCGCCATCGAAAACCAGCATCATGCCCAGTGGTCTTTTGGATCAGCTGACTGCCGAAGAGATCGGCGACTTGATGACCTACCTCAAGGCGAACAAGACTTCCTCGAAAACCCAAGTTGCCACCCAGCCGACAGGAACCTCGGTTCGCTAA
- a CDS encoding STAS domain-containing protein codes for MVNILRQKDITILDFGPEYVNLDEASLGNVVQQIVEVAKHTSPPLVVIDLSHTESIDSFFIQFLIRIWKLIKKRDGRLVLAGLSEECLNVLKRSKIESLWLRYPTREAATEALKDADQA; via the coding sequence ATGGTTAACATACTGCGCCAGAAAGACATCACAATACTCGACTTCGGGCCAGAGTATGTCAATCTTGACGAAGCAAGTCTAGGCAACGTGGTTCAGCAAATCGTCGAAGTTGCCAAGCATACTTCGCCACCATTGGTTGTCATCGATCTTTCTCATACCGAATCGATCGATTCGTTCTTCATCCAATTCCTAATCCGAATTTGGAAGCTGATCAAGAAACGCGACGGACGATTAGTTCTCGCTGGTCTTAGCGAAGAATGCTTGAACGTATTGAAGCGGTCGAAAATCGAATCGCTTTGGTTGCGATATCCGACACGTGAAGCAGCTACCGAGGCGTTAAAAGACGCCGATCAGGCTTAG
- a CDS encoding M20/M25/M40 family metallo-hydrolase, translating to MAIPGTSGEEAEIAARVRHELQSAGVPEQAIAHDTAHERCPVAHSTTGNLIVSLPGSHRGPRRLLMAHMDTVPICVGARPELQDGMLVSQDQHTGLGADDRAGVATVLFAATEIISQQIPHGPLTLLFTVQEEIGLQGARYLEVDKLENPEFAFNWDGGNPAKLTVGAIGGYRMTIDIHGLASHAGVAPEKGVSAITVAGIAINRLHTQGLLGKISQGDLIGTSNIGVIQGGNATNVVADHVQLRAEVRSHQKETIEILVQRFQQAFRQAAKEVPNHSNHTATVEFDGDLNYEPFVIPAETPSVQAASDVLNRLGMHPIHAIANGGLDANWLYRHGIPVVSLGCGQHNQHMTSEMLDVDQFYTACEVALQIASGKDSPK from the coding sequence ATGGCAATACCTGGCACCAGCGGGGAAGAGGCCGAGATCGCCGCGAGGGTCCGTCACGAGCTTCAATCCGCAGGCGTACCCGAACAAGCCATCGCGCACGACACCGCCCACGAGCGTTGCCCCGTTGCTCATAGCACGACAGGTAATCTGATTGTTTCGCTGCCGGGCAGTCACCGGGGACCACGTCGCTTACTGATGGCTCACATGGATACGGTTCCCATTTGCGTGGGTGCACGTCCTGAACTTCAAGACGGAATGCTTGTCTCTCAAGACCAGCACACCGGTCTGGGCGCCGATGACCGAGCAGGCGTAGCCACGGTGCTATTTGCCGCAACGGAAATCATCTCGCAACAGATTCCCCACGGTCCGCTGACCTTGCTGTTCACCGTTCAGGAAGAGATCGGCCTGCAAGGGGCGAGATACCTGGAAGTCGACAAGCTTGAAAATCCCGAGTTCGCATTCAACTGGGATGGAGGAAATCCTGCCAAGCTTACCGTCGGTGCCATCGGCGGATACCGGATGACAATCGATATTCATGGCCTGGCCAGTCATGCCGGAGTCGCTCCTGAAAAAGGGGTCAGCGCGATCACCGTTGCGGGAATAGCGATCAATCGCTTGCATACGCAAGGATTACTCGGAAAGATATCACAAGGCGACCTAATCGGGACAAGCAATATCGGCGTCATTCAAGGTGGAAACGCCACCAATGTCGTTGCGGATCATGTGCAACTTCGAGCCGAGGTTCGCAGTCACCAAAAGGAGACAATCGAAATTCTTGTTCAGCGTTTTCAGCAAGCGTTTCGCCAAGCCGCAAAGGAGGTGCCTAATCATTCAAACCATACTGCTACGGTCGAGTTTGATGGCGATTTAAATTACGAACCTTTTGTCATACCGGCCGAAACACCAAGTGTCCAAGCCGCAAGCGACGTCCTGAACAGGTTAGGAATGCACCCCATTCATGCAATTGCCAACGGCGGTCTCGACGCAAACTGGCTGTATCGGCATGGGATACCCGTGGTATCTCTCGGGTGTGGCCAACACAATCAACATATGACCAGCGAGATGCTGGACGTTGACCAATTCTACACGGCCTGCGAAGTCGCGTTGCAAATCGCGTCAGGAAAGGATTCCCCCAAATGA
- a CDS encoding ABC transporter permease produces the protein MLTYIVRRILIGIFTLLAVTFIVYGLIRNMPGTPLTIMQETVRMDAMMSQSQMDKLEKQYRLDKDWYVGYWYWLGDVLQGELGRGINDRRKVTIIISERLPKTLMLTGTSLLLTYLLCIPLGLWSTASALTFRERLVSTILYILYALPNFVAAVYLNLIIAVRLEWLPLYGSTGEGYAEMSTLGKFADVVSHAILPVLCLTYTSLAYYTRFIKANMMETIQQDYIRTAKAKGASPTSILVTHAFRNSLIPLVTIIGLTLPALLAGSVILETIYQWNGIGYLFYQSITMREYPVIMGLVLMFSVMTLLGQLLADVLYAFVDPRITYS, from the coding sequence ATGCTGACCTATATCGTCCGTCGCATCCTGATTGGCATCTTCACATTGCTGGCGGTGACCTTCATTGTGTATGGGCTCATCCGGAACATGCCGGGCACACCGCTGACCATCATGCAAGAAACTGTCCGCATGGACGCCATGATGTCGCAGTCTCAGATGGACAAGCTGGAAAAGCAATATCGCTTAGACAAGGACTGGTACGTCGGGTATTGGTACTGGCTGGGCGATGTCCTGCAAGGCGAATTGGGACGCGGCATCAACGACCGCCGCAAGGTCACCATCATCATCAGCGAGCGACTTCCCAAGACGCTTATGCTGACCGGTACTTCGCTGCTTTTGACCTACCTGCTTTGCATCCCCTTGGGGCTCTGGTCAACCGCGAGTGCACTGACCTTTCGCGAACGACTGGTCAGTACGATTCTGTATATCTTGTATGCGTTGCCAAACTTTGTGGCAGCGGTCTATTTGAATTTGATCATTGCTGTCCGCTTAGAATGGCTACCGTTGTATGGTTCGACCGGCGAAGGCTATGCCGAGATGAGCACGCTAGGCAAGTTTGCGGATGTCGTCTCGCACGCCATTTTACCGGTACTTTGCTTGACGTACACCTCGCTGGCCTACTATACCCGCTTCATCAAAGCCAACATGATGGAGACAATTCAGCAAGATTACATTCGCACCGCCAAGGCTAAAGGGGCCAGTCCGACGAGCATTCTGGTGACGCATGCGTTTCGCAACTCTCTGATTCCACTGGTCACCATTATCGGTCTGACCCTTCCGGCTTTGCTGGCAGGCTCAGTGATTCTGGAAACCATTTACCAGTGGAATGGCATTGGCTATCTCTTTTACCAGTCGATCACCATGCGTGAGTATCCGGTGATCATGGGGCTGGTCTTGATGTTTTCGGTTATGACGCTGTTAGGTCAGTTGTTGGCCGACGTTCTGTACGCATTCGTTGACCCCCGGATTACTTATTCGTAA
- a CDS encoding response regulator transcription factor, giving the protein MMLAKSNSKPSYPRVLVVDDDDAIMRAVARVLDSDESIQIIGQTTHAQAALAMVESTKPDVVLMDIHMHGLDPFLACKQITKVSVGQAKVLFYTGFPKDNYLDRCLEVGAAGIVSKHSESLRNLAFAIRHVAAGNTYFSPELDKRLVQRKDGVATSRLATLSDREVSVLRELSLGRTQSEIADALDISERTVNKTVGDLKSKLEVQTINEMLIFAVNEGLVHPELQFLQRRDINSDA; this is encoded by the coding sequence ATGATGCTTGCAAAGAGCAACTCCAAACCTTCGTACCCTCGCGTATTGGTCGTCGACGATGACGACGCAATCATGCGCGCTGTAGCACGCGTATTGGATTCCGACGAATCGATTCAGATAATCGGACAGACGACGCACGCGCAAGCAGCATTGGCGATGGTCGAGTCAACCAAACCAGATGTTGTTCTTATGGACATTCACATGCACGGACTAGATCCGTTCCTGGCCTGCAAACAAATCACAAAAGTAAGTGTCGGTCAGGCAAAGGTTCTCTTCTACACTGGGTTTCCGAAGGATAATTATCTGGACCGATGCCTGGAAGTAGGCGCTGCAGGAATCGTTTCAAAACACTCGGAATCCCTTCGCAATCTCGCATTTGCAATTCGTCATGTGGCCGCTGGTAATACCTACTTTTCTCCTGAACTTGATAAGCGACTGGTGCAGCGTAAAGATGGCGTGGCAACTTCAAGACTGGCCACGTTAAGCGATCGAGAAGTGAGTGTGCTCCGTGAATTGTCGCTCGGTCGAACGCAATCCGAAATTGCAGATGCCTTGGACATAAGCGAACGCACCGTTAATAAAACGGTGGGGGATCTAAAATCTAAGTTAGAAGTGCAGACGATCAACGAGATGCTCATATTCGCTGTGAACGAAGGGCTCGTGCATCCAGAGTTGCAGTTCCTTCAGCGTCGCGACATCAACTCGGACGCTTAA
- a CDS encoding ABC transporter substrate-binding protein codes for MTNVRGALGIHLFLFLTILAPLAGCTGGSSEYSEDEIQTKIEEFDYEKGVSGFEPPSLEELDKNNKWTDKPVIDLLDKLKQQLADYQPPMPPAEAVNLKSENDEQIQEILESVKVLPKSDDEVDWDATWVHHVAGDINSLNPLTMSSTSDFDVAGLTGVGAISSDIDLNPVGNGTYIKSWQVNEDNTVHKFVIRDDLTWSDGEPITAYDWEFTFKLVKHPEMVAYMPAISSGMETVLYLKAYDEHTFCIFHEKSTAVNEWKDEFPVVPKHIYYESIAMDPSMVDSDIHLKLEETPVVGGPYEVISRTRGKNVVLQRREGFYMHDGKQVRDKPYFKNVRMEVITDTNTALLALSSGKIDEMQIPAPKWNTDANTPEFFAKNVRVKATEWTEYHITWNCESEFFKDPKVRRAMSYGIDYKELLDRVLDGLFEQANGPFHPTSWMSPKPPLPMFTYDLDKARKLLDEAGWVDSDADGIRDKMIGDKKVPFHFTLMRGQTPTSEKVARVIVTSLNKLGIKVEERATEFTVLQQKAQDHTFDAMLGGWGSGTDPFYTKNIFGTNQTRNYGQFSNKRIDELYEEGLVELDRSKRAKIYQEMAKIFHEEQPYTWLFYLSSLHGFNKDMRGYEFSARGPFHYSPGMESVWKVKPL; via the coding sequence ATGACAAACGTCCGCGGCGCCCTGGGCATCCATCTTTTCTTGTTTCTCACTATTCTGGCTCCACTCGCCGGTTGCACCGGAGGTTCCTCGGAATACTCGGAAGACGAGATCCAAACGAAAATCGAAGAGTTCGACTATGAGAAGGGAGTCAGCGGCTTCGAGCCCCCATCGCTGGAAGAGCTGGACAAGAACAATAAGTGGACGGACAAACCGGTCATCGATCTGCTCGATAAGTTGAAGCAGCAATTGGCCGACTATCAACCTCCGATGCCGCCTGCAGAAGCAGTCAACTTGAAGTCTGAGAACGACGAGCAGATTCAAGAGATCCTCGAATCGGTCAAAGTCCTTCCCAAAAGCGATGACGAAGTCGACTGGGATGCAACTTGGGTGCACCACGTAGCCGGCGATATCAATAGCTTGAACCCACTCACGATGAGTTCGACCTCCGACTTCGACGTCGCAGGGCTAACCGGTGTGGGCGCAATTTCTTCCGACATCGACTTGAACCCAGTAGGTAATGGAACCTACATCAAGTCCTGGCAGGTCAACGAGGACAACACGGTTCACAAGTTCGTCATTCGCGACGACCTGACCTGGTCTGATGGCGAACCGATCACGGCTTACGACTGGGAGTTTACCTTCAAGTTGGTAAAGCACCCTGAGATGGTCGCGTATATGCCGGCCATTTCCAGTGGTATGGAAACGGTCCTCTACTTGAAGGCCTACGACGAGCACACCTTCTGCATCTTCCACGAGAAGTCAACCGCCGTGAATGAGTGGAAAGACGAATTCCCCGTCGTACCAAAGCACATCTATTACGAATCGATCGCAATGGACCCCAGCATGGTCGATAGCGACATTCACTTAAAGCTGGAAGAAACCCCGGTCGTCGGTGGCCCCTACGAGGTTATCTCTCGAACTCGCGGCAAGAATGTCGTGCTGCAGCGCCGCGAAGGCTTCTACATGCACGATGGCAAGCAGGTTCGCGATAAGCCCTACTTCAAAAACGTCCGCATGGAAGTCATCACCGACACCAACACGGCGCTACTTGCACTTTCGTCGGGTAAGATCGACGAAATGCAGATTCCTGCTCCCAAATGGAACACGGATGCCAACACGCCGGAGTTCTTTGCTAAGAACGTTAGAGTGAAAGCTACCGAATGGACCGAGTATCACATAACGTGGAACTGCGAGTCGGAGTTCTTCAAAGACCCTAAAGTCCGCCGGGCTATGAGCTACGGTATCGACTACAAGGAACTCTTAGACCGTGTCTTGGATGGTTTATTCGAGCAAGCCAACGGCCCGTTTCATCCCACATCGTGGATGTCACCTAAGCCGCCACTGCCGATGTTCACGTACGATCTCGACAAAGCCCGTAAGCTGTTGGACGAAGCTGGCTGGGTCGACAGCGATGCCGACGGTATCCGCGACAAGATGATCGGTGACAAGAAGGTTCCATTCCACTTCACTTTGATGCGGGGTCAAACACCGACGTCGGAAAAGGTGGCCCGTGTGATCGTTACCAGCTTGAATAAGCTCGGTATCAAAGTCGAAGAACGTGCTACCGAATTCACCGTCTTGCAGCAAAAAGCCCAGGATCACACGTTCGACGCCATGCTCGGTGGCTGGGGCTCCGGCACCGATCCGTTCTACACCAAGAACATTTTCGGAACCAATCAGACCCGCAACTACGGCCAGTTCTCGAACAAGAGGATCGATGAGTTGTACGAAGAAGGGTTGGTCGAACTCGATCGCTCTAAGCGAGCGAAGATCTACCAGGAAATGGCCAAGATCTTCCACGAGGAGCAACCCTATACCTGGCTCTTCTACCTGTCGTCGCTGCATGGATTCAACAAGGACATGCGTGGTTACGAATTCAGTGCGCGCGGCCCGTTCCACTACTCGCCGGGTATGGAATCGGTCTGGAAGGTTAAACCGCTTTAG
- a CDS encoding (2Fe-2S)-binding protein yields MSPDDELCLCFHVTMRKVQNFCRIEKPRRASQLSECGGAGTGCGWCRPFLQRIFENQQRSEAEELPSAEEYQASRTVYIRDKKSRKEGDS; encoded by the coding sequence ATGAGTCCCGACGACGAATTATGTCTTTGCTTTCATGTCACGATGCGAAAAGTGCAGAACTTCTGCCGCATTGAAAAACCACGCCGGGCGTCTCAGCTTTCCGAATGCGGAGGAGCCGGAACCGGCTGTGGTTGGTGCCGCCCTTTTCTTCAAAGGATCTTCGAGAACCAGCAGAGGTCCGAAGCCGAAGAACTTCCCAGCGCCGAAGAATATCAAGCTAGTAGAACGGTCTACATTCGCGATAAAAAGAGCCGTAAAGAAGGCGATTCTTAA